Part of the Nicotiana sylvestris chromosome 5, ASM39365v2, whole genome shotgun sequence genome is shown below.
AGTAGGTGTCAGATCAGGAACTGGCTGAAGAAACCCACTAACAAGTATGTCGGGTCCAATCTGGACATTCATACAGCTTCAGAATTTAAAATTTAACTACTAGTCATGTTGAAAGGTAAGGCGAAAGAgaaacactttttttttttttgggggggggggggttggtttGGGGTGTGGGGTGAGGGGGGAGAAAACTTTGCAAAGGCGGCAACAAGGTTTCAGTTTATcttgtttcaatttttgaaaatGTTGAATAGCGAACCCTACCTGCAGCTTCACCGAAGAAATAATACCAGAGAATTGACATTGAAAATCCATCAAAGTAGAGCAATTGAAAAGGCAACATAACTCTTAGCATTTACCATTTATCGCTTCATCGCTTTAATCAATAAGCCCTGGCTTCGCATAGCTTCATTGCGTTAAGTGATAAAGCGCTTAAAGTCATGGCTTTTAGAGCCTGTTTGGTCAAACTCCCAGAAATTGTTtattttgagaagcacttttgtcAAAATATGAGAAATATTGTTGCAAAGTAACAACTTGTGTTTGGCCAATTTATTCGAGAAGTACTTTGTTCAATATTTGATAAACATATTGTGTTTGACCAATCTTTTCAAATAAAGCTTTTGAGTGTCAAATTACAAAAGGAAGTATCAAGATTCATTTTACAACTAATACTATTtaataagaaaaataatttaaatattatcATGAAAGACGTCAATTAAATctttattttatataattaaactataaaacataaaattaaaatatatattgAAATTTTGAATCAATATAAATATagtaaaaccaaaaaaaaaggagGAGATGGTTGTATTTATAATTTAGAGATAGATGGGCTAATATAATGAGGGATAGTTTGGTAAATATAAGTTTTTTATAAGGATATTTATCTTGAAAAAACTAATTTTCTACTTCTGCTTAAGAAGCAGAAATTTGTAGCTTCTTTCTCAAAGAAAGAGATTATTTATGCTGCTACCTAAAAATACTTTTTCTtgttggccaaacacctcaaatatGGCGGGGTGGGTTGAAAGTGTTTATTCAAAATCTAATGCGGGGCGGGGCGGGGCGGCTGCGGGTTTCCTTGCGGGTTTACACCATGGAAATTACTATAGACCGTACAAAATAAGGCAAGCAATAATATAGAGTGACTAGAGAATATGACTATGCAATTATTACGGTTAAATATACAAGACATTCACCTATACGTGCCAAGGACATTGTCCACTACTATTATATCATATTTCACTTAAAGTATCAGCAAACATATATGAGCTTACATATTATATTTAAAACTAgttataaaaaattaatatttctTACATGGAAATTTATCAAGTATAAGTTACTACGTAAATTTAGGTATACGATATGCTGATGTTATTCTTTTCAATTCATTTATTTTCTAgtttttatgcttttctattcATTTAATTTTTTAGTTCTTACGCGtttcaatttatttattttctattaCAATCTCTGAAAAtagaaatataatatttggatccATATGAGGGATTTGAGAAactggaaaaaaataaaatattaaacttGTGTTTTCTTAgcaaaaataacaaaatgaaagaaagaaaaatgcgGGCCGGGGCGGGTTGAAATTTTGCGGGTTAAGCTCCAACTCGCACCGCACCTGCCCCATTGCCATTCCTGCCAGAAATTTGGACAAGGCCAAAACAAGGAAAATGCGCAGGCTGTAACTTGTGCGCAGTAGCACATGATACATAATTAAGGATTAAGCCAGACCAGACAGCATTACATGCATTTcccttatttttttaattttttttttgtgtggggGGTGGGGGGGTTGTGCGGATAAGTGACAGCAATACATGCATCTATTATGCGCATCATCAGAGATTTTAAAGGAGAAGAATATTGACCTGCTCATAGCAAACATCAATTAGTTCCAGAGCCTGGGTCATCTCTACCATTCCAAGTTCACCGACTGGAGACGGTGCATTCTTCCCACCTATAATTTTGGGAGCAACAAATGCATGTACCTGCAGTAAGTTTGAAATATATAACtgcaaaacaaaactaaaaattccTATCCATATGCAAACTATCTGAACTTTCCTTAAGCAGAGCAGAAAAAAGTGCTTAATAACTCAGTCAACTAGAAGAGCTGCCAACAAACAGGACTGATGAATTATTAATAAGACGAAGACGACCTTAAAGGCTGAACTGTAAGCAAAACAAAGGAAGATACACAAACCGCTGGAGTTTGATAGACTATGCTCTGAGCATTGACAGAAACTTTTGATAGTACAATGAATAATAAAAAATGAACCAAAAGGAATCCATGCACTAGACAAGTCACACTGACACTCTTATTTAGTTAAAACACAATGAGATATATCCTTGCATTGGCTCATCTGAAGCAAAAAGCCCCTGAATCAGGCAGCTCGCTGTCATTCACTGGTGTAAAAGAACAAAAACTTCTAAAACGGtttaaatagaaaatcaaaatTAGCCTTTCAGTTGTATACTCTCCATTTAAGAATTAAAGAGGCTAAATCAAATATCTTCCTTACAAGTAATAAAAGCTCAGCAGGAGAGTAAAAAATATGAGAGCAAACCTTGTGTATGACCCCAGAAGAAATAGCAGATGCAGCCAGTGTCCCTCCACACTCCCACAGAATTGAGAGGTAACCACGATCATATAAATACCCCATAACATCTCTAGGATCTAAAATATCAAATTCAACCACTTCAACGCCTTTGGATGCAAGCAATTTTTGAAAACTCCTCCTTGCACCTCTTTGTGTAGCAACTATAGTGGGGACCTCAGAAACATTCCAAATATGTGCTTCTTCTGGAAGATCAAGAGTTTGAGATAATACAATACGTCGGGGAAGATGGCTGCCACCATGTCTAACCGTCAAACGTGGATCTGGAAACCAAAATCAAAAGTATAGTAACAGTAAAATATCTGGGGCATCTCATCAAAGTTAAGCAGCATAAAGCCATTTTCAGTATCTCTACTAAAGCTGACAGTATATTAACAACATTCGGACATTTATATAGGACTGGGAAGAGTCATACTGTCTCTGCGCACAGTATTTCCTCCAACAATAACAGCATCACTTCTACCCCTCATTTCAAAAACACGAGTTCTTGACTTTTTGCTACTGATCCATGATGCATGACCACTACTAGCAGAAATTTTCCCTGTATACACCATAATGTGACAACGGGTGATTTTTCAATTTGTTAATGAAAATTGTGATTTGTTACCATAACAGTGCTGCAACATAGGCTCTGCGCTCACCATCAAGTGTCATTGCATACTTGAGAACAGAGAACGGTACTTGACACGCAGCTCTATAGAGCAAAGGAGCATTGACAAAAAGGCAGGATTTCACAGCGTCCTGAAAATTATAGACCGTAAGTGTTAACTCTACACAGAGCAGAAATTAAAGAATGTATGAATTAGCTCTAAAAGGCGAAAAACTCCCATGATTTATTAAAGCAGCATCTATAGTGTATTGGGTTTACGTTtcgtcttttttcttttttgagtcTTAAAAAACAAATACTCATTTATCTTCAACAAAGATCTAGAACTGATCATACTAATGCAAATACTAAACCATTTGTTGTGTCTTGAAATTAGTggttttatagcctgtttggccaagcttctcaagaggccaaaagtgttttttttcccaaaagcacttttttttcctaacttgaggtgtttggccaagcttatttggggtaaaaaagtacttttgggaagaagcagaagcagtttcagagaagcacaaaaaagtagcttctttccaaaagcagaagcagttttggcttttcttcttacctaaaatgcccttaacaaaatatagtatataccaaaataatccttaaacctaatatttaggatattaatttataaatatttcttcttatttttaggaaaactttctaatatatagtgaggggttgctctgatggtaagcaacccccacttccaaccgagaggttgtgagttcgagtctccccaagagcaaggtgggaagttcttggagggaaggatgctgggggtctatttggaaacagtctctctaccctagggtaggggtaaggtctgcgtacacactaccctccccagaccccactaagtgagattatactgggttgttgttgttgttgttgttgtttctaatatatagtgactttaggggtgaatgcttttatatttgtttaaggaattttaatatatttaacttatattaaaagaattaagtactttttaattttattttcatattttacttaaataaaatgatttgttttaattattgcatgtaataacaaaattttgagattatttatttccttataatattaattattaagtaaatctattcatgtccctattcgtaatttgacacttaaaagcgctttctaaaaagcttggccaaacacaaattatttctcaaaagtgcttttcagactAATTAAcgaaacacaaactgcttctctccaaaagtacttttttcagaagcatttttgaaaaaagcacttctcaaaataagctgatttctccaGCTTGGCCATACATGCTATTAGTTTCTAATGTTATTTCAAATATTATGCATCTAAACAAGGGTTAAATTACAAAAGATTTCCCCCAAAGTTTATCCACATAGCAGTCACCTTCTTCGAagctttgaaagtgataaaaccTATTTTTCTCAGTAAGCAATCAAACTCAGTTTATTTATCTGATCAACTTTCCCTTCAGGATATCATATTTTGAAGCGTCTCTAGAATAAAAATAAAGCTTTAAACACTTCATAGCGATGCGCACACACAACTTTTTGAGAAACTACTACTCCGTCCGTTCCGGTTTATGTGagcctatttcctttttggtccgttccaaaaagaatgaaccctttctaaatttggaaataatttagtataaacttacaactctacccttaatgagaagcttttatacccacacaaatactctgggcccctttttaacttgtttaggaccacaaattccaaaagtcttcattttttcttaaactccgtggccagtcaaacaggttcacataaattgaaacggagggagtattatatTATAAAGGGCAAGCATGATGATCAACATACAAAAACAAGTTTGGGTACTCAAAACCTAAAATAAGGAAGGTTACTGTAATATATAAAAACTACAGGAGAGGTGAAGGTTATAGAAAGAAGCCTCAGGCGAAAATACTGCTCACGACTTATATTTTTTAGATATATGTCTGAAGATTAATGCATCTGAAAGTCGACCAATATCAAACAGCCACAAGTAATTTTgagcaaaaaaaaaaggaacaagTTTCCAATCCCCCAACCTCCAATACAGACGTCAGGAAGACAGCAGACTACCAGGTTTCTGATGATCCTCTGTAATAAAGCTTGGACCAATCCAATTAAACACTTTAGCCTGTTGTGGAAGATGGCAAGGAAAACAGAGGCATTGGCATGTATCTTGGGATCCAAAGTAGGAGCATCTTGGTTTGCTAAGTGTCAGAATTTTGTCACATGATTGTAAAAGAAATTTGTAGTGCTCTTACTTTGCATTCCAGGACGCTGGCCAATGCCTGTATGTTCCTGCCTTCATTCACCAAAAACAGGAAGCTCTTAGACAGATCAGTAATCCAAAAAAAGCCTCAAATATTAGTAGCATTCTCTCAGATACATGATTTGCTGCTTCTCTGCCCCATATAGAGGCAATGTGTTATCTGCGTAGAAAATGTGAGATATCTTCACCTTCTAATTGTTCCCTTCTAGCACAGTGAACCCTTTTAACCATCCCCTGTCCATGGCATTATTTAGCATTCAATTGAAAGCTTCCATAACTATACGGAAGAGAAAAGGAGAAAGAGGATTTCCCTGCCTCAAACCACCTCTACTGAATAGAAAAGGCACCTCATTCCTCTAGGGGATGGAAAGAATCACTATGGACTACCCTTTACTGACTGAAAAGTAGGCTATGGAAATATAAGCTTTTATCCAGTTCATCCATTTAATGCCAATCTCCATAATTTTAGTGCCTCTAGTAAAAATTGGCAGTTCACATGATCATACATCTTTTCCAAGTCCACCTTACAAACAATTCCAGCTTCTTTCTTCCTCATTCTGGAGTCAAGGCACTCATAAGCAATGAGGGAAGCATCCGCTATTTGTCTTCCTAGGATGAAAGCCATTTGAGATTGTGCCTCCAACTGATCCATAACTGTTCTAAGTTTGTTAGCGAGTAACTCAGAAAGCACCTTGTAAAAAGTAACAATTAGACTTATTGGCCGAAACCCCTTAACTCCGTAGCACCATTCTCCTTAGGGATTAGGACAACGTAAGAAGCATTAAAACTTTTCTCAAACCTATCACGAGTGTGAAAATGGTTGACGGCCATGATAAGAACAGACTTGATGATGCCCCAGCATTTCTTGTAAAATTCCATTGTAAAATCATCCAGGCAGGTGCCTTATAATCTCTTCATCAAAGGGTCTTTGCATCAGCTGATTTTTTTATCTGAAATGGTTGGAGTGTTGTCTTATACCATGAAAGCCTTCAATGGATTGAGGATTTGTATAGAGGCTCATAGAAATTCAATATTTCACCGCTTATGTGCTCTTCATCTTCCACTAACATCCCATTTGATTCTAATCGATTATTGTGATTGTATATCCAATGAGCACTCACCATCTTGTGAAAACTGTATTTTTGTCTCCTAATTCAAGGTAGAACCGCATAAGCACCTGGACATTTGTCTCCATGACATTTCCTCTAATCTTGCACTTCCCTCCAACTCCATGGAAGATTCATCTTTGAGGAGTTTTTCATCTTCAGTGAGTTTCCTGGTTTGCTTCCTTGCCAAACCACTGCacctttctcaaaatttcagatTTCCTATGTTCCAACCTTCCAAAGATGTGATGATTCCACTCCTTTAGCTTTGCTTTTAGTTGCTGCAAATTTTTAGCAAAAATGAAGTCCGGGCTGCCATAAATGTAAAAGTAATTCCACCATTGTTTCACCAATTCCTCAAAAACTTCATATTTCAAACCAAGTGAATTGACCACCAGTGAGTACCCATGGCTAAAGTCACCACAAATTACCCATGGCTCGGTGATGAGGCCCTTAACTGCAGATAACTCAAGCCAAGTTTTAGACCTTCAGTTCTGTTTGTGGGGGCTTAAATCACTGAAAGCACCCATTCAAAACAAGTGAAGAGATTCCTGAGGTGCACTGAGATAGAATGTTGGCCTCCAAGAGCTTTTGTTCCTTCCCAAGCTTCTTTATCCCAGATAATCCAAACCTTTGACGCTGATATTTCCACAATTGAAGAAGGTATAAACTTAGGGGGATGAAAAGCTTATGCAATTTGCTAAATTTCGGGTGTGACCTATGTTACACAGTGAAGACTGACGAGAATTATTTTACTTAAATTAATTCTTCGCCATATTTAAATATCTTAGTTTGTTTTGCAATTTTAATGTGAAAATTCTTGGTAAGGAGGAGTCTGAATCGGAGAGGTGGAATTTAGTATATAACTGAGTATGGTGATTGAATATAAATGCTAATAATCTGACGTGAACATGATGTGTGATTCTTTTCGAAGACGATATCCTGCAATGCATGCCTCCACTTCTGAGAATTACCATGAATATTTGAATTCTGGGGAACCATAAGTAATTTGTCAAAAGATTTCTTCTACAGGTAGCAAACTGAGTATATGGTCTGATTTTACAAAAACATTTAGCATCATACCATTAATGAGgtactctctttttttcttttctagagACTTCTAATCTCATCAAAATGTGAAAAGTAGACAGATATTCCCCATAACTGCGAGGTAAAAAAAACAAGGACACATATGATGAATAAAATCAGAAGTGCAGTTAGTGCTGTGGTTTCCTTGTATCATGTAGTATGTTTTAATTACTCCAGAAACTAAGAATTGAGAGCTAACAAAGAATTAAATTGCCATACAGAAGCTCATCAAGTGCATTGTCCTGGATGTACTACATATTAAATTTTACCTCAATAATCTTATTCTGTGTATCTTCCCCAAGCACATCAACTTGAAGGCCTTCACTTCTCAACGCGTGAATGGCATTGCCACGAAGGTGTTGCAACGGATTCCGTATTCCAATAACAACTCTACTAATTCCTGCCTAACAAAAATGTATCAATCGCATTTCCAGCTAAACTTTAACACAAAAGCATGTATATGATCAACTTTTGCAATCAGTCTTCCTGGCTAATAAGGTGGTAATAAACAGATGAACTTTTAAGTGTTACATGAACTTCTCCTCTCAGCAACTTTGCATTTACCGTACCATGCTCCTTAAAGCTATAAAAAGTGAAAAGGTTAACGCCAGCTGGATGCATTCCAATTAAAACACAAGTTGTTAACAGCAGAATTAACTATTGACTAGTAGTTGCAGAGCCAAGGATTTATACAAAGGGATTAAAAACAATAGAATGTCACACCTAGGATTCGAAGCTGCGGCCTAAAACAATTTTTGAGTCCACTAGATTTTTCCCTTATATCAAGGGGATTCAATTGCTTATACATAACCATAAAAATACTTTTTACCCTATTTTCACAGTATAATTTGAATCCCTTTTCCATTATTTAGCTCCACCACTGTTGGCTGGGCGGACAAGCATGGACTTCCGTAGAAGCCAAGAATTGAACTATTATCTATTCATCATAGCATCATGGTCCATTTTCCATTAAAAACGGAGGTGCAGTCAGTCAAGCAGCAAAATGATGAGAATCTGGACAGTCCCAAATGCATGAAACACGTATGTTCCGAAAAGTAAGAGACGCGACCAGGATCAATTGAAGTAATCTATTGCTTTCTCAATCTTATGTAGCAAAAACAGAGGCGGATGTAGTGTGttagttatgggttcaattgaaccaataactttcgacgcggagtagaaatttatgtgtaaaaattcattaaaattgtaaaaataatagatttgaacccataactttaaaaatataatgggttcaatgttaaaaatcttaaaagttgaACCATAGAGTTTAAATACTGGATCCGCCTCTGAGCAAAAATACAGCAAACTAATCTAGTAACTGTCTTATATGTGTAAGGAAATATCATTTGCGATACCCTTCTTCTATATGCTGTCACTATTTGAGTAAAGATATAGATTATATTGAAGGAGAGAAAGTCAACTAAGTAAATATACCTTGATCAGGGCAGAGACTGCACTGCTATTGCTGTGACAGTCTCCAGGTTCCATATTGAGATAAGCAGTGGCACCTCGACACCGCTCGACGGCGGCTTCAACAGCCTGCACCTCCGCCGGAATTGTCCCTTCGGCGTATAAGTAACCTTCTCCGACCACCGTACCTCCACCATTATTGGGATGGGCGATTACGCAGCCGAAGTTAGGATGAGGAGCGGTGAATCCCGCCGATTTGTCAGCTAGCTCGGCAGCACGTTTGATGTACAGAGAATCAAGCGCGTGGAGAGAGGAAGCGGAAGCGGAAGCGGAAGTGTAATTGTTgttgaaagaagaagaagcattaaTGGGTTTGCAGAGAAAGGGAGTAGCTAATCCTCCTAGTAAATGAGCCATAGATTTTGCAGAAATGGGTTTGTGATCACTCTGAATATAATTTGCAGAAAAGGATATATGGAATATTGAGGATGGAGTAACCTCAGCTTAGATAACTGGAGTTAGCTGTTGACTAAAAAATGTGATTAGTTGAGTAACTAATTAGTGTAaagtaacaataacaacaaaagtCTCACAAGTGGGATAACAAGTGGGATGAGAAGTAGCGTGTATGCACAACTTACTCGTACCCTATAAAGATAGAGAAGTTATTTTCAAAAGATATCGGCTCGAAAAAAGGAATAGAAACAAGTAAATATTAACAATAAAGGCCAGAAAAATGATACCAACAATGTATGAACCGGAAAAATAGATGGAAGAAAGCAATAGCAACAAACAATAACAACGATAAGGTACTAAAAAATCAAAGCGGAAGATAGTACGAAAACAGACATAATACTACCAATCTAAGAACAACGACAAGATACTAACAGACTGGCCCTAATAAACCCGAGAAAAATATACAGCGATCTATTACCCTTCTACTCTAATCCTCGACCTTCAtaccctcctatcaagggtcatgtcctcggtaagctgaagtcgcgccatgtcctgcctaattAACTCTATATAATACTTCTTAGGGCGCCCTCTAGCTCTTCTCATACCCGCCAGAGCCAACCGTTCACACCTCCTTACTAGAGCATCTAAGCTTCTGCTTctcacatgcccgaaccatcgaAGCCTCGCTTCTCGCATTTTA
Proteins encoded:
- the LOC104227617 gene encoding riboflavin biosynthesis protein PYRR, chloroplastic, which translates into the protein MAHLLGGLATPFLCKPINASSSFNNNYTSASASASSLHALDSLYIKRAAELADKSAGFTAPHPNFGCVIAHPNNGGGTVVGEGYLYAEGTIPAEVQAVEAAVERCRGATAYLNMEPGDCHSNSSAVSALIKAGISRVVIGIRNPLQHLRGNAIHALRSEGLQVDVLGEDTQNKIIEDAVKSCLFVNAPLLYRAACQVPFSVLKYAMTLDGKISASSGHASWISSKKSRTRVFEMRGRSDAVIVGGNTVRRDNPRLTVRHGGSHLPRRIVLSQTLDLPEEAHIWNVSEVPTIVATQRGARRSFQKLLASKGVEVVEFDILDPRDVMGYLYDRGYLSILWECGGTLAASAISSGVIHKVHAFVAPKIIGGKNAPSPVGELGMVEMTQALELIDVCYEQIGPDILVSGFLQPVPDLTPTIPSVEETSAIDPTISPYESSIIFFYKTWDPYGGFSNFSLHPFQMPNENGELVTWSSVEHYYQAQKFVGASDPVAKSCMEEIQCAKSPEEAARIGRRIQRQQPNLVRPDWESVKIDAMYKALKCKFTTYPYLNSLLLSTAGSVLVEGSPHDLFWGGGRDGEGLNYLGRLLMKLRSEFLGDSSTSQNSLLHQTSENQ